The following coding sequences lie in one Thalassoglobus polymorphus genomic window:
- the gmd gene encoding GDP-mannose 4,6-dehydratase produces the protein MSQTANVKTTSQPRKKKALITGITGQDGAYLAEFLLQKNYEVWGMHRRVSSPTTQRIDHLLSDQSGAGNQVRLEYGDLSDASSLSRIIDKVHPSEVYNLAAQSDVKASFDLPEYTGDVTGLGTLRLLEAIRNFAPNARFYQASSSELFGLAKETPQTETTPFHPRSPYGVAKSYAFQITQNYRESYGMFAVNGILFNHESPRRGEKFVTRKITRGLGRILAGTQESLSLGNLDAKRDWGFAGDYVDAMWRMLQTDDPEDYVIATGATHTVRDFCNVAFTYAGLPITWKGTGVEETGYGPEGQVLIRINPEYFRPSEVDLLLGDATKAKKELDWTPQVSFQELVEMMVDHDRELAISETK, from the coding sequence ATGAGTCAGACAGCAAACGTGAAAACGACTTCCCAACCTCGCAAGAAAAAAGCCCTGATCACCGGGATCACCGGGCAAGATGGAGCTTATCTTGCCGAATTCCTCCTTCAGAAAAACTACGAAGTCTGGGGGATGCACCGAAGAGTCTCCTCTCCGACAACGCAGCGGATTGATCATCTACTGAGTGATCAGTCTGGAGCAGGCAATCAGGTTCGCCTGGAATATGGCGATCTGAGCGATGCAAGTTCACTCTCGCGGATCATCGACAAGGTCCATCCGAGCGAAGTCTACAATCTTGCCGCGCAGTCAGATGTGAAAGCTTCTTTTGACCTCCCCGAATACACAGGTGACGTTACCGGGTTGGGAACACTGAGGCTCTTGGAAGCGATCCGGAATTTTGCACCAAATGCGAGGTTCTACCAAGCCTCTTCATCTGAACTGTTTGGCTTAGCGAAAGAAACCCCACAAACAGAAACGACTCCATTTCATCCCCGCAGCCCGTACGGAGTCGCCAAGTCGTACGCGTTTCAAATTACCCAGAACTACCGGGAATCGTACGGGATGTTCGCAGTAAACGGCATCCTCTTCAATCATGAGTCTCCGCGGCGAGGTGAGAAGTTTGTGACTCGGAAGATCACCCGGGGATTGGGGCGGATTCTCGCAGGAACTCAAGAGTCCCTGTCCCTCGGAAACCTCGATGCGAAGCGGGACTGGGGATTTGCTGGCGATTATGTCGACGCAATGTGGCGCATGCTTCAGACCGATGACCCCGAAGACTATGTGATTGCAACCGGAGCGACACATACGGTTCGCGATTTTTGCAACGTCGCATTCACTTATGCAGGCCTGCCAATTACATGGAAAGGGACAGGTGTCGAAGAAACCGGCTACGGCCCAGAGGGGCAAGTCTTGATCCGCATTAACCCCGAGTACTTCCGCCCATCGGAAGTCGACTTACTCTTGGGTGATGCAACGAAAGCGAAAAAAGAACTCGATTGGACACCACAAGTCAGTTTTCAAGAACTGGTCGAGATGATGGTCGACCATGATCGAGAGCTGGCGATTTCAGAGACGAAATAA
- a CDS encoding PSD1 and planctomycete cytochrome C domain-containing protein translates to MMNLKNPAPACLTISACFLLSATAFGAGTPLYETDVRPILKAQCFHCHGEEEEIEGQLDLRLRRLIVNGGDSGPAIVPGDAKGSLLLERIESGEMPPGKVNLSAKEIETIRTWINSGAKTARDEPEDIAADDFTYEERNFWSFQPIGKPDPPAVKETSRVRNPIDAFLLAKLEEAGLTFAPDADRRTLIRRLSFDLIGLPPTPEEVNTFLTDDRPDAYERLVDRLLASPHYGERWGRHWLDVAGYADSEGFSEADTERQSAWRYRDYVIQSMNDDKPFDQFIREQLAGDEMIAGPFKNLSEENVEKLTATGFLRMAPDGTGTGGVDQNLARNQVMAETLKIVSSSLMGMTVGCAECHSHRYDPIRHTDYYSMRAIFEPALDWKKWRTPKSRRISLYTDEDKRLAAEIEAKAKLVDDERVALTAKFIDQTLDAQLLKLEESVREPLRVAYKTAASKRTAEQKELLDKFPKILKISAGSLYLYDREIRVEAAAIDNERKKKEKEFVEQAQEIALSSLPEEERAAVKTALSKAASARTPEQKTLIGMHSKQIVTLANLEEFAPESAAEIERLKKAADDLRATQKADRIKEFQNKAAEIRNTKPKEGFVRALTEVAGQLPETHLFFRGDFEQPKEKLAPAGLSILDDYGLVSIPVNDSNLATSGRRLAFAKRLTDGNHPLTARVLVNRFWLNHFGRGIVETPGDFGFLGARPTHPELLDWMASEFMSGGWKLKPFHKMLVTSTAYRQSSKRTEAGDEVDPDNKLYSHMSIRRLEAETLRDAILAVSGKLNRKMFGEPVPVMEDAVGQIVLGKENLDGERKPLAAIDLQGEEYRRSLYIQVRRSRPLGVLAAFDMPEMEPNCTIRSSSTVTPQALMLMNSDFSTQFAGEFASRVEESSPNDFKKQCAQAWELAYCTPPSEQQVQRGVDYLTQQKEFYQQNPPAGVKATPDHLALTSFCQALMSSNAFLYVD, encoded by the coding sequence ATGATGAATTTGAAGAATCCTGCCCCTGCATGTTTGACCATCTCCGCATGTTTTTTGTTGTCTGCGACCGCATTTGGCGCAGGGACTCCGCTTTATGAAACGGATGTTCGCCCGATTCTGAAGGCACAATGCTTTCATTGTCATGGCGAAGAAGAGGAAATCGAAGGTCAGCTTGATTTGAGGCTTCGCAGGTTAATCGTAAACGGTGGAGATTCTGGACCTGCGATTGTTCCCGGGGATGCAAAAGGGAGCTTGCTGCTGGAGAGAATCGAATCTGGTGAGATGCCACCCGGCAAAGTGAATCTTTCTGCGAAAGAAATTGAAACAATTCGTACCTGGATTAATTCGGGAGCGAAAACTGCACGTGATGAGCCGGAAGATATCGCAGCTGATGATTTTACCTACGAAGAGCGAAATTTCTGGTCGTTTCAACCAATTGGAAAGCCAGATCCTCCGGCAGTCAAAGAGACTTCGCGTGTTCGAAATCCGATTGATGCCTTTCTTCTTGCCAAGCTTGAAGAAGCTGGGCTGACCTTTGCTCCAGATGCAGATCGTCGCACGCTGATTCGTCGATTGTCATTCGATTTGATCGGTCTTCCTCCGACTCCGGAAGAAGTGAACACCTTTCTGACTGACGACCGGCCAGATGCTTATGAAAGGTTGGTCGACCGGTTGTTGGCATCTCCCCACTATGGAGAACGCTGGGGCCGACATTGGCTCGATGTGGCAGGATATGCTGACTCAGAAGGGTTCAGCGAAGCGGACACAGAACGTCAATCAGCCTGGAGGTATCGTGACTATGTCATCCAGTCGATGAACGATGATAAACCGTTCGACCAGTTCATCCGCGAACAACTTGCCGGCGATGAAATGATTGCTGGGCCATTCAAGAATTTGTCAGAGGAGAACGTCGAAAAACTGACCGCCACCGGGTTTCTGCGAATGGCTCCAGATGGGACCGGGACCGGTGGCGTAGATCAAAATCTGGCGCGTAATCAGGTGATGGCAGAAACGCTGAAGATTGTTTCAAGTTCGCTGATGGGGATGACGGTCGGGTGTGCGGAATGTCACAGTCACCGCTACGATCCCATTCGTCATACTGACTATTACTCGATGCGTGCGATTTTTGAACCGGCCCTCGACTGGAAAAAATGGCGTACACCGAAAAGTCGTAGGATTTCTCTTTATACCGACGAAGACAAACGTCTCGCAGCAGAGATCGAAGCGAAAGCAAAACTTGTTGACGATGAACGGGTTGCACTGACTGCCAAATTCATCGACCAGACACTCGACGCACAACTTTTGAAATTGGAAGAGAGTGTCCGCGAACCGTTGCGAGTTGCTTATAAAACTGCTGCTTCAAAACGGACAGCTGAACAGAAAGAACTTCTCGACAAGTTTCCAAAAATCCTCAAGATCAGTGCCGGCTCACTTTATCTTTATGATCGCGAGATTCGGGTAGAAGCAGCTGCGATTGACAATGAACGGAAGAAGAAAGAAAAAGAATTTGTCGAACAGGCTCAAGAGATCGCTCTTTCTTCTTTACCCGAAGAAGAGCGGGCTGCTGTCAAGACGGCATTGAGCAAAGCGGCGTCGGCTCGTACTCCCGAACAAAAAACTTTGATAGGGATGCACTCCAAGCAGATTGTGACTCTCGCGAACCTTGAGGAATTCGCACCGGAATCGGCAGCAGAAATCGAACGGTTGAAAAAGGCTGCCGATGATTTGCGAGCAACGCAAAAAGCCGATCGCATCAAAGAGTTTCAGAACAAGGCGGCTGAAATCAGGAATACGAAGCCGAAGGAGGGATTTGTCAGAGCATTGACGGAAGTCGCGGGCCAACTCCCCGAGACTCACCTGTTTTTCCGTGGTGATTTTGAACAACCCAAGGAGAAGCTCGCTCCAGCTGGCCTCTCGATTCTGGATGACTACGGACTCGTCTCGATTCCAGTCAATGATTCCAATTTGGCGACATCGGGACGTCGGCTTGCTTTCGCGAAACGGTTAACCGATGGAAATCATCCACTGACTGCTCGTGTCTTGGTCAATCGATTCTGGTTGAACCATTTTGGTCGCGGAATTGTTGAAACACCGGGTGACTTCGGTTTCCTCGGTGCGCGGCCGACTCACCCAGAGTTACTAGACTGGATGGCAAGTGAGTTTATGTCGGGCGGATGGAAGTTAAAGCCCTTCCATAAAATGCTTGTGACCTCGACCGCTTATCGCCAGTCCTCCAAACGAACCGAAGCTGGTGATGAAGTCGACCCGGACAATAAATTGTACAGCCACATGTCGATTCGTCGTCTTGAGGCCGAAACATTGCGAGATGCTATCCTCGCTGTCAGCGGAAAGCTGAATCGTAAAATGTTTGGCGAACCTGTTCCCGTGATGGAAGACGCAGTTGGTCAAATCGTCCTCGGAAAAGAAAACCTTGACGGTGAACGAAAGCCGCTGGCGGCCATTGATTTGCAAGGTGAAGAATATCGCCGCAGTCTGTACATCCAGGTCCGTCGCAGCCGACCACTCGGAGTCCTCGCTGCATTCGACATGCCTGAAATGGAGCCGAATTGCACCATTCGCAGTTCTTCGACCGTCACTCCACAAGCATTGATGTTGATGAATAGTGATTTCTCCACTCAGTTTGCTGGAGAATTTGCGAGCCGAGTCGAGGAAAGTTCTCCAAACGACTTCAAAAAACAATGTGCTCAGGCGTGGGAACTCGCCTACTGTACTCCGCCATCTGAACAGCAAGTTCAGCGTGGGGTCGACTATCTCACCCAGCAAAAAGAGTTCTATCAACAGAATCCACCTGCCGGGGTGAAGGCGACTCCAGATCATCTTGCACTGACAAGTTTTTGTCAGGCCTTAATGAGTTCAAATGCCTTCTTGTATGTTGATTGA
- a CDS encoding NAD(P)/FAD-dependent oxidoreductase, whose product MKVRLTNLRLPAEAPEAELKKAIAHKLQIKRDDLPGWRILRKSLDARSKYDIKFVYSVVVTLPDDPKLKKKLAKRKEIEEFDPKHFDDPEPGTQPLEHRPIVVGTGPAGLLAGYYLARKGYRPILIDRGFPVKERVPQIRAFDRQQAEHDNENNYLFGEGGAGAFSDGKLTCRMTGPDVDWVLESFVECGSRESIRYEHRPHLGSNKLPMICRNYRRKIEALGGEYRFECRLEGFQIDDGQVRGIETSSGVMTTDHVILAIGHSARDTYEMLHSMGMPMQAKAFQLGLRIEQPQENVNKWKYGQDRYLDLLGAADYTIVAKGQPDLYTFCMCAGGTVIPSISEPNQFCTNGMSNSRHDTKFANSGLMVTLDPKHFGSDHPLAGVELQRKFEAVAFEIGNREYHSPIQRAKHFLKKSSIIGETSYPSSYQRGTVSCDLRQVLPTQVLQGLDQGLPIMDEKMKGAFLKGAMLLGPEMRGSAPLRMDRDRVTRESPGIRGLYPVGEGAGYAGGIITAAVDGLRSAREIVRKYAPATG is encoded by the coding sequence ATGAAAGTCCGACTGACCAATCTGCGACTCCCTGCTGAAGCCCCCGAAGCAGAGCTGAAAAAGGCGATTGCGCACAAGCTGCAAATCAAGCGTGATGACCTGCCCGGGTGGAGGATTCTGCGAAAAAGCCTCGATGCCCGGTCGAAATACGACATCAAGTTTGTTTACTCCGTAGTCGTCACGCTTCCAGATGATCCCAAGTTGAAGAAGAAGCTCGCTAAGCGAAAAGAGATCGAAGAGTTCGATCCAAAGCACTTTGATGATCCGGAGCCGGGCACACAACCACTGGAACATCGACCAATCGTCGTTGGGACTGGCCCCGCCGGACTGCTCGCCGGTTATTATCTGGCCAGGAAAGGGTATCGCCCGATATTGATTGATCGTGGTTTTCCGGTCAAAGAGCGGGTCCCACAAATCCGGGCCTTTGATCGCCAACAGGCTGAGCATGATAACGAAAACAATTATTTGTTTGGTGAAGGTGGAGCCGGAGCGTTTTCCGACGGAAAATTGACATGCCGAATGACTGGTCCCGATGTTGATTGGGTTCTGGAGTCATTCGTTGAATGTGGCAGTCGGGAATCAATCCGATACGAACATCGCCCACATTTGGGCAGTAACAAGCTGCCGATGATTTGTCGAAATTATCGCCGAAAAATCGAAGCTCTCGGTGGCGAATATCGGTTTGAGTGCCGCCTTGAAGGGTTTCAGATTGATGATGGCCAAGTACGAGGAATCGAGACCTCCAGCGGAGTCATGACAACAGACCACGTCATTCTCGCCATCGGTCACAGTGCTCGCGATACGTACGAAATGCTTCATTCAATGGGCATGCCGATGCAAGCCAAAGCGTTTCAGCTGGGGCTCCGCATTGAACAGCCTCAGGAAAACGTGAATAAATGGAAGTACGGCCAAGATCGTTATCTCGATCTTCTCGGAGCTGCCGACTATACCATTGTCGCCAAGGGGCAGCCTGACTTGTACACATTCTGCATGTGTGCTGGTGGGACTGTCATTCCGAGTATTTCCGAGCCGAACCAGTTTTGTACAAACGGAATGAGCAATTCTCGGCACGACACCAAATTCGCGAACAGCGGATTAATGGTGACTCTCGATCCGAAGCACTTTGGCAGCGACCATCCCCTTGCAGGCGTTGAACTACAACGAAAGTTTGAAGCGGTCGCTTTCGAAATCGGAAACCGCGAATACCACAGCCCGATTCAACGGGCGAAACACTTTCTGAAAAAAAGTTCGATTATTGGAGAAACGAGCTACCCCAGTTCGTATCAACGTGGAACGGTCAGCTGCGACCTTCGACAGGTCCTTCCCACGCAGGTTTTGCAAGGGCTCGATCAGGGGCTTCCGATCATGGATGAGAAGATGAAGGGAGCATTCTTAAAAGGTGCCATGCTTCTCGGGCCCGAAATGAGGGGGAGCGCCCCTCTTCGTATGGATCGAGATCGCGTAACGCGTGAGTCTCCAGGAATCCGAGGACTGTACCCCGTTGGCGAAGGTGCCGGGTACGCAGGAGGAATCATCACAGCAGCCGTCGACGGTTTAAGAAGTGCGCGAGAGATTGTCCGGAAATACGCCCCTGCAACTGGATGA
- a CDS encoding DUF1501 domain-containing protein, producing the protein MIRNENDQSASSRRHFLASSAMGLQSIALAWLLHQDEVSAAPVQPELSPTTFDLTPKQPPNPPQARAMISLFMQGGPSHLDLFDPKPELEKYDGKDFPGKIKYDNAAQASPIVLSSPWKFKKYGESGTDLSELLPSLSEVVDDITVVRSMQTGVNNHGQSIHAMNTGRIQRGRPSLGSWLTYGLGSVSQELPAFVAMTDPRGIPVEGVHNWSNGWLPALFQGTVVRPREPRILNLDARKELSGLAQKNYLSFLNELNQEHLQQHPGELDLQARIASYELAAKMQTAAKEALDVTKETKETHKLYGLDDPATEEFGTRCLIARRLVERGVRFVQLYTKNQYWDHHGSIRSALPASCKKTDKPSAALVKDLKQRGLLDSTVVHWGGEMGRLPVIQNNSGAAKVGRDHNTYGFSMWLAGGGFKAGGTYGATDEFGHKAVENAVNHFDYHATLLHLFGLEPNKLAYLRNGQEQTLLDGQPGKIVHGILKGD; encoded by the coding sequence ATGATTAGAAACGAAAACGATCAATCGGCGTCGTCACGTCGACACTTTCTGGCCTCTTCAGCGATGGGACTCCAATCCATTGCTCTCGCCTGGTTGTTGCATCAGGACGAAGTGAGCGCGGCACCGGTGCAGCCAGAATTGTCTCCGACGACTTTCGATCTCACGCCGAAGCAGCCTCCTAATCCTCCGCAAGCTCGGGCGATGATTTCTCTCTTTATGCAGGGAGGTCCAAGTCATCTGGATCTGTTTGATCCAAAGCCGGAATTGGAGAAATACGACGGCAAAGATTTCCCAGGAAAAATTAAATACGACAACGCTGCTCAAGCCAGCCCGATTGTCCTTTCGAGTCCCTGGAAGTTTAAGAAATATGGTGAGTCTGGAACGGATCTTTCCGAGCTTCTGCCGAGCCTTTCTGAAGTTGTTGATGACATCACTGTTGTCCGGTCGATGCAAACCGGGGTGAACAACCACGGTCAATCTATTCATGCAATGAACACCGGTCGGATTCAGCGAGGGCGCCCCTCTCTTGGATCGTGGCTCACATATGGACTTGGAAGTGTCTCGCAGGAACTCCCTGCATTCGTGGCAATGACCGATCCTAGAGGGATCCCGGTAGAAGGCGTTCATAACTGGTCGAACGGATGGTTGCCTGCACTCTTTCAAGGGACAGTCGTCCGTCCGCGCGAGCCAAGAATTTTGAATCTTGACGCACGCAAAGAGTTGTCAGGTCTTGCGCAGAAGAACTACCTCTCGTTTCTGAATGAACTGAATCAGGAACATTTGCAACAGCATCCGGGTGAACTCGATTTGCAAGCGCGAATTGCCAGTTACGAACTCGCTGCGAAAATGCAAACAGCAGCTAAAGAAGCGCTTGATGTTACGAAAGAGACCAAAGAGACCCACAAGTTGTATGGTTTAGATGACCCAGCCACCGAGGAGTTCGGGACTCGCTGCCTGATCGCTCGTCGACTCGTGGAGCGTGGTGTTCGCTTCGTTCAACTCTATACAAAGAATCAATATTGGGATCACCACGGAAGTATCCGCTCTGCCCTGCCCGCTTCTTGTAAGAAAACTGACAAGCCGTCTGCAGCACTTGTTAAAGATCTCAAGCAACGAGGATTGCTCGATTCCACAGTAGTCCACTGGGGCGGAGAAATGGGACGCCTTCCCGTGATTCAAAACAATTCCGGCGCTGCAAAAGTTGGTCGAGACCATAACACTTACGGCTTCAGTATGTGGCTGGCAGGTGGTGGATTCAAGGCCGGTGGAACTTACGGTGCGACCGATGAGTTTGGTCACAAAGCTGTTGAGAATGCTGTCAATCATTTCGACTATCACGCCACACTGTTGCATCTGTTTGGACTCGAACCCAATAAGTTGGCTTATCTCAGAAATGGACAAGAGCAAACTTTGCTCGACGGGCAACCAGGCAAGATCGTTCATGGAATTTTGAAAGGTGATTGA
- a CDS encoding RraA family protein, producing the protein MTDLSQETLNQLAQYDTPTVCNVIELFDVRPRNQGYMNDSIKACFPKLPPMVGFALTSTFRSMAPPKAGDAYGSLTDQVDIFASLPGPPVMVFQDLDEPTVSATFGEVMCTMYKSFGSAGLITSGAGRDLDQVEVLDYPVFTNGTICSHGYCHIPQINVPVTVGGIAINPVDLLHGDVNGVTTVPPEIASEIPDACKELMAAEQVILDYCKSGSINPKGLAEARAASQELIGKLAQRLKR; encoded by the coding sequence ATGACTGATCTCTCCCAGGAAACACTGAATCAGCTTGCACAGTACGACACTCCGACAGTTTGCAATGTGATTGAACTGTTCGATGTTCGCCCGCGGAATCAAGGGTACATGAATGATTCGATCAAAGCCTGTTTTCCAAAACTGCCGCCGATGGTGGGTTTCGCGCTGACCTCCACTTTTCGAAGTATGGCCCCTCCCAAGGCAGGCGATGCTTACGGGTCGCTAACCGATCAAGTTGACATCTTCGCCAGCTTGCCCGGTCCGCCTGTGATGGTTTTTCAGGATCTGGATGAGCCAACCGTCTCTGCGACATTCGGCGAAGTGATGTGTACGATGTACAAATCTTTCGGTTCAGCCGGCTTGATTACTTCCGGTGCCGGGCGTGATCTGGATCAGGTGGAAGTGCTGGACTATCCCGTCTTCACAAACGGAACCATTTGCTCCCACGGATATTGCCACATCCCGCAAATCAATGTTCCGGTAACGGTTGGAGGAATTGCCATCAACCCGGTCGACTTATTGCATGGTGACGTGAATGGCGTGACCACAGTTCCCCCGGAAATCGCCAGCGAGATTCCAGATGCCTGCAAAGAACTCATGGCAGCTGAGCAAGTGATTCTCGATTACTGCAAGAGCGGAAGTATCAACCCCAAAGGTTTGGCTGAAGCTCGCGCGGCCTCACAAGAGTTGATCGGCAAACTGGCTCAACGCTTAAAGCGATGA
- a CDS encoding outer membrane protein assembly factor BamB family protein, which yields MKFPLISCVMFLCFAFALEAVSADWPAFRGPQGNGVSEESGFATSWDSDKNIIWRTPLPGPGNGSPIVIGDEVFLLCAEDQGQKRSTICLDRADGSQKWIQTVNYDKIEETHKTNPFCPSTPASDGEHLYVWHRSAGMHCYKLDGTPVWSRDLGEFHHIWGGGPSPLLYKDMVIQLCGPGERTFLIAFDKKTGETRWQSEVEPGGSASDKGRYVGTWATPSIVNVDGKDQILCPYHTRVVSYDPQSGKEINFIEGLHAEKSDLCYTSLMIRGETAVILGGFRGPGFAFKLGGQGNTTESHRIWHTGDLRNPQRIGTGVIVDDFVYMANADNSGSLECFSIKTGEQTWKLPRSENGPHWASMVFAEGKLYATGQKGTTTVFEPNPEKLEVVSINKLGEDCNATPAFSNGEIFIRTGAAIYCISDKALAKK from the coding sequence ATGAAATTCCCCCTCATCTCTTGTGTCATGTTTCTCTGTTTTGCGTTCGCACTCGAGGCAGTGAGCGCTGACTGGCCCGCTTTTCGTGGTCCGCAAGGGAATGGGGTCTCGGAGGAGTCCGGGTTTGCGACATCCTGGGATTCTGACAAGAACATCATCTGGAGAACCCCCCTGCCCGGCCCGGGAAACGGAAGTCCAATTGTGATTGGTGATGAGGTGTTCCTGTTATGTGCTGAAGATCAGGGGCAAAAAAGATCAACGATTTGCCTGGACCGTGCCGACGGATCACAGAAATGGATTCAAACGGTGAATTACGACAAGATCGAAGAGACACACAAAACCAATCCATTCTGTCCTTCGACTCCAGCCTCGGATGGCGAACACCTTTATGTCTGGCATCGCTCGGCTGGAATGCACTGCTACAAGCTGGACGGCACGCCCGTCTGGTCTCGGGATCTGGGAGAGTTTCACCACATCTGGGGCGGCGGACCTTCTCCGTTACTTTACAAAGATATGGTGATCCAACTTTGTGGGCCCGGCGAACGGACATTCCTGATTGCCTTCGATAAGAAAACGGGGGAGACTCGCTGGCAATCCGAAGTCGAACCGGGTGGCAGCGCGAGTGACAAAGGTCGCTATGTCGGAACATGGGCGACTCCATCAATTGTCAATGTTGATGGAAAGGACCAAATTCTTTGTCCGTACCACACACGAGTCGTCAGCTATGACCCGCAATCTGGCAAGGAAATCAACTTCATCGAAGGTCTTCATGCTGAGAAGAGCGATCTTTGCTACACCAGCCTGATGATTCGTGGAGAGACGGCAGTGATTCTGGGAGGTTTTCGCGGTCCCGGCTTTGCCTTCAAATTGGGTGGGCAAGGCAACACAACTGAGTCGCACCGCATCTGGCATACAGGTGACCTGCGAAACCCTCAGCGAATTGGCACAGGTGTGATTGTCGACGACTTCGTATACATGGCGAACGCCGACAACTCGGGGTCTCTGGAGTGCTTCTCAATCAAGACAGGTGAGCAAACCTGGAAGTTGCCTCGTTCAGAGAATGGTCCGCACTGGGCGTCGATGGTTTTTGCCGAGGGGAAACTGTACGCGACTGGACAAAAAGGGACCACAACGGTCTTCGAGCCGAATCCAGAAAAACTGGAAGTCGTCTCCATCAACAAATTGGGAGAAGATTGCAATGCAACGCCCGCTTTTTCCAATGGAGAGATCTTCATCAGGACCGGGGCTGCAATTTACTGTATCAGTGATAAGGCATTAGCAAAAAAGTAA
- the ald gene encoding alanine dehydrogenase, with product MIVGVPREVKSDEYRVAMLPVGAEELTRAGHRVLVEQGAGLESGISDEQYAVHGAEILSSPEEVFSQAELIVKVKEPQADEWPLLREGQMFFTYLHFAADEELTREVLDTGVTALAYETLRGVKGDLPCLTPMSEVAGRMSIQEGAKYLERPHQGRGVLLGGVPGVAPAHIVVLGGGIVGKNAARIAAGFQADVVLMDINIERLRYLEDIMPANVNTLFSDRHNIREQLQRADLVIGAVLIPGAKAPNLVSAEDLKIMKSGAVVVDVCIDQGGCFETSRPTTHSEPTYVVDSIVHYCVTNMPGAVGRTSTYALCNVTLPYIREIANKGLQSACDRVPGIIEAVNMHRRCVTNQAVAETFGLSYVPFSEC from the coding sequence ATGATCGTTGGTGTTCCGAGAGAAGTGAAGTCAGACGAGTACCGGGTCGCCATGTTGCCAGTCGGTGCTGAAGAACTGACACGGGCTGGGCACCGTGTTTTGGTCGAACAAGGTGCCGGGCTAGAGTCAGGAATTTCAGACGAGCAATATGCCGTTCATGGAGCTGAGATTCTCAGTAGTCCTGAAGAAGTCTTCTCTCAGGCAGAGTTGATTGTCAAAGTCAAAGAGCCGCAGGCAGATGAATGGCCGCTCTTGCGTGAAGGGCAAATGTTTTTCACATATCTTCACTTTGCAGCCGATGAAGAATTAACGCGCGAGGTTCTCGATACCGGAGTGACTGCGCTGGCGTACGAAACTCTTCGCGGAGTCAAAGGCGACTTACCCTGTTTGACACCAATGAGTGAAGTCGCTGGGCGGATGAGCATTCAAGAAGGAGCGAAATATCTCGAACGCCCGCATCAAGGTCGGGGAGTTCTGCTAGGTGGAGTCCCCGGTGTCGCGCCGGCCCATATTGTGGTTTTGGGTGGTGGAATCGTGGGGAAAAATGCCGCACGAATCGCTGCTGGTTTTCAGGCGGATGTCGTCTTAATGGATATCAACATCGAACGCTTACGGTATCTCGAAGACATCATGCCCGCCAATGTGAACACTTTATTTTCAGATCGACATAACATTCGCGAGCAACTTCAGCGTGCCGATCTGGTGATTGGTGCCGTCTTGATCCCCGGAGCGAAAGCTCCAAATTTGGTGTCGGCGGAAGATTTGAAAATCATGAAGTCAGGCGCCGTGGTTGTTGATGTTTGCATCGATCAGGGGGGATGTTTCGAGACGAGCCGGCCGACCACACATTCAGAGCCAACATATGTCGTCGACAGTATTGTCCATTATTGTGTGACCAACATGCCCGGAGCCGTTGGGCGGACCAGCACCTATGCACTTTGTAATGTGACGTTGCCGTACATCCGGGAAATTGCCAACAAAGGATTGCAATCTGCCTGTGATCGCGTTCCGGGTATAATCGAAGCTGTCAACATGCACCGTCGTTGTGTGACGAATCAAGCTGTCGCAGAGACGTTCGGGCTAAGCTATGTCCCATTCAGTGAGTGCTGA